A single region of the Thermococcus zilligii AN1 genome encodes:
- the tes-int gene encoding tetraether lipid synthase Tes, intein-containing, whose translation MAENLGEIPSGEKEFAESTKRVRDIVEFPEISEEEFYSLLEKASRAYGGDLPRRTHSLCPETRRIVPALVWEKDGKVWITKKCPEGMITDLYYEDVELYHRFSEWRWERKELYSTNVENSGMNCPLDCGLCPRHRSHTNLLNIVLTNRCNLSCWYCLPGDEEVLFRVHGKPLIAKMKDIASLVEFKYRVEIDGFSGEYGTPDWLEVLTFRDGKAEWAGVTKFLRRKHEGKVYRIVTHTGRTIRTTPEHKFLVYSGGELVKKRADELEPGDELVLLWSFNGEGERFEIDLLEAFKELPDEEKGKIYVSGISGLDLSPLREEYGDAVYRWRDGDSIPLNAFYKLNADGNFRLGRDGTSHELPSRLEVTPELAKLIGYFIADGHYTDSDLRITVAREDVEREITGILERLGLPHSSLEWKGKAKQIVIGSGLMRLVFKYALGIPEKAENKRLPRDFLRFPFEARVALLSGLFNGDGHAVRGKKHLNIGYASVSRELVRDMLYLLASLGVFARVYTVPKEKMKGANHDLHRLYIAGQDMVKLLELLKLRGGHRGRLGEIGKGNSAEVGDFFVDTVERIETEEYSGYVYDLEVDAEEHAFVAGDGVLISNCFFYAKEGQPIYEPTLEQIRTMLRNAKKEHPIGANAVQFTGGEPTLREDIIEIIKIAKEEGYDHVQLNTDGIKLAFEPELVKKIREAGVNTLYLSYDGMTPQTNWKNHWEVPLIFENVRKANGPGIVLVPTTIRNVNDHELGAIINFGLNHLDIVRGVNFQPISQVGRVPKTERQRFRITIPGAIKRIEEQTNGAIAKEDWYPIPIAGHIARFFEAFTGSRYYMTSHFACGAATYVFLDRENRRVVPIPRFIDVEGFVEFLEEKAEEIEQWKTMGRLKKLKLGAEIFMKFRSFYDEEYAPRGLSVLDLIKNAFMHGNYDALGKFHENALFIGLMHFMDEYNYDVERVERCVIHYAMPDGRIVPFCTFNVIPELYRDKVQAQFSYTWDEWKALHPDWDYRKDKYFRNREFVEKMRNSELYRKTYIDIENYFSQKE comes from the coding sequence ATGGCTGAGAACCTCGGTGAAATCCCCAGCGGGGAGAAAGAGTTCGCGGAATCAACTAAGAGGGTCAGGGACATCGTTGAGTTCCCCGAAATAAGCGAGGAGGAATTCTACTCACTTCTCGAGAAAGCGAGCAGGGCCTACGGCGGTGATCTCCCCCGCAGGACACACTCACTCTGCCCCGAGACGAGGAGAATCGTCCCTGCCCTTGTGTGGGAGAAGGACGGGAAGGTCTGGATAACCAAGAAGTGCCCGGAGGGAATGATAACCGACCTTTACTATGAAGACGTTGAGCTCTATCACCGCTTCTCCGAGTGGCGCTGGGAGAGGAAGGAGCTCTACAGCACCAACGTCGAGAACAGCGGAATGAACTGCCCGCTCGACTGCGGCCTCTGCCCGAGGCACCGCTCCCACACGAACCTTCTGAACATAGTTTTGACCAATAGGTGTAACTTATCGTGCTGGTATTGTCTCCCAGGGGACGAGGAGGTTCTCTTCCGGGTCCATGGGAAGCCTCTGATAGCTAAGATGAAGGACATAGCCAGTCTCGTGGAGTTCAAATACCGTGTTGAAATAGACGGCTTCTCGGGCGAGTACGGAACCCCGGACTGGCTTGAGGTGCTCACCTTCAGGGACGGAAAGGCAGAGTGGGCAGGGGTGACCAAATTCCTGAGAAGGAAGCACGAGGGCAAGGTTTACAGGATAGTGACCCACACAGGCAGAACCATAAGAACCACCCCAGAGCACAAGTTCCTCGTTTACTCCGGCGGCGAACTCGTGAAGAAGAGGGCCGACGAGCTTGAACCGGGCGACGAGCTGGTTCTCCTCTGGAGCTTTAACGGGGAAGGGGAGAGGTTTGAGATAGACCTCCTGGAGGCGTTTAAGGAACTTCCGGACGAGGAAAAGGGGAAGATTTACGTCAGTGGGATCAGCGGGCTGGATCTTTCGCCGCTCAGGGAAGAGTACGGCGATGCCGTTTACAGGTGGAGGGACGGCGACTCCATACCATTAAATGCGTTCTATAAACTCAACGCAGATGGCAACTTCAGGCTCGGAAGAGATGGAACTTCCCATGAGCTCCCATCCCGACTCGAGGTTACCCCGGAACTGGCAAAGTTAATCGGCTACTTCATCGCGGACGGTCATTACACCGACAGTGATCTCAGGATAACAGTTGCCCGCGAGGACGTTGAGAGGGAGATAACCGGAATCCTCGAAAGACTCGGCCTACCGCACAGCTCGCTCGAGTGGAAGGGCAAGGCGAAGCAGATAGTGATCGGCAGCGGGCTCATGAGGCTCGTATTTAAGTACGCCCTGGGAATCCCCGAGAAGGCCGAGAACAAGAGGCTCCCGAGGGACTTCCTGAGGTTCCCCTTCGAGGCCAGGGTTGCCCTCCTGAGCGGGCTCTTCAACGGCGACGGGCATGCAGTTAGGGGAAAGAAGCACCTTAACATAGGCTACGCCAGCGTTTCAAGGGAGCTAGTCAGAGACATGCTTTACCTCCTGGCTTCCCTCGGAGTTTTCGCGAGGGTTTACACGGTTCCAAAGGAGAAAATGAAAGGGGCCAACCACGACCTCCACAGGCTCTACATAGCAGGTCAGGACATGGTGAAGCTGCTTGAACTCCTCAAACTCAGGGGGGGCCACAGGGGACGGCTCGGCGAAATTGGAAAGGGGAATTCCGCGGAGGTCGGGGACTTCTTCGTGGACACCGTGGAGAGGATCGAAACCGAGGAATACAGCGGCTACGTTTACGACCTCGAGGTCGACGCAGAGGAGCACGCTTTCGTCGCTGGCGACGGGGTGCTCATAAGCAACTGCTTCTTCTACGCCAAGGAGGGCCAGCCGATTTACGAGCCAACCCTTGAGCAGATACGCACCATGCTCAGAAACGCCAAGAAGGAGCACCCGATTGGGGCCAACGCAGTCCAGTTTACCGGTGGAGAGCCTACCCTCAGGGAGGACATCATCGAGATAATCAAAATCGCCAAGGAGGAGGGCTACGACCACGTCCAGCTAAACACCGACGGTATAAAGCTCGCCTTCGAGCCCGAGCTCGTCAAGAAAATCCGCGAGGCCGGGGTCAACACACTCTATTTGAGCTACGACGGAATGACGCCACAGACCAACTGGAAGAACCACTGGGAAGTTCCCCTCATCTTCGAGAACGTGAGGAAAGCCAATGGGCCCGGGATAGTGCTCGTGCCAACAACAATAAGGAACGTCAACGACCACGAGCTCGGGGCGATAATCAACTTCGGCCTCAACCACCTTGACATAGTCAGGGGAGTCAACTTCCAGCCCATTTCCCAGGTCGGAAGGGTTCCCAAGACGGAGCGCCAGCGCTTCAGGATAACGATACCCGGCGCCATCAAGAGGATTGAGGAGCAGACGAACGGCGCAATAGCCAAAGAAGACTGGTACCCGATACCGATAGCGGGCCACATAGCGAGGTTCTTTGAGGCCTTTACGGGCTCACGCTACTACATGACGAGCCACTTCGCCTGCGGGGCCGCGACCTACGTCTTCCTTGACAGGGAGAACAGGCGCGTCGTTCCGATACCGAGGTTCATAGACGTCGAGGGCTTCGTGGAGTTCCTCGAGGAGAAGGCGGAAGAGATAGAGCAGTGGAAGACCATGGGCAGGCTCAAGAAGCTCAAGCTCGGCGCAGAAATATTCATGAAGTTCCGCTCCTTCTACGACGAGGAGTACGCGCCCAGGGGGCTGAGCGTCCTCGACCTCATAAAGAACGCATTCATGCACGGCAACTACGACGCCCTCGGAAAGTTCCACGAGAACGCGCTCTTCATAGGCCTAATGCACTTCATGGACGAGTACAACTACGACGTGGAGAGGGTTGAGCGCTGCGTCATACACTACGCGATGCCCGACGGAAGGATTGTACCATTCTGTACATTCAACGTGATCCCGGAGCTCTACCGCGACAAAGTCCAGGCCCAGTTCAGCTACACCTGGGACGAGTGGAAGGCACTCCACCCCGACTGGGACTACAGGAAGGACAAGTACTTCAGGAACAGGGAGTTCGTGGAGAAGATGAGGAACAGCGAGCTCTACAGGAAGACCTACATCGACATCGAGAACTATTTCAGCCAGAAGGAGTGA
- the udg gene encoding type-4 uracil-DNA glycosylase: MKEELMRKLEERIRACRRCPLGQLRTNAVPGSGSYNAKVMFVGEAPGYWEDQEGLPFVGRAGKMLDGLLETIGLSREEVYITNVVKCRPPENRDPTEEEIRACAPYLDSQIDIIRPKVIVPLGRHSMGYILRKFGFEPEPISKIHGKTFEAYTLFGKVVIMPTYHPAAALYNPPIREELQKDFMKLRELISSFS, translated from the coding sequence ATGAAGGAAGAACTCATGAGAAAGCTCGAAGAGCGCATAAGGGCCTGCCGGAGATGTCCGCTGGGCCAGCTCAGAACCAACGCTGTTCCGGGCTCCGGGAGCTACAACGCAAAGGTGATGTTCGTCGGCGAAGCTCCCGGCTACTGGGAAGATCAGGAGGGCCTCCCCTTCGTCGGCAGGGCCGGAAAAATGCTCGACGGGCTTTTGGAGACGATAGGCCTGAGCAGGGAGGAGGTCTACATAACCAACGTAGTCAAGTGCCGCCCGCCCGAAAACAGAGATCCCACGGAGGAGGAAATCAGGGCCTGCGCACCTTACTTGGACAGCCAGATCGACATAATCCGGCCAAAGGTCATCGTTCCGCTCGGCAGGCACTCGATGGGCTACATCCTGAGAAAGTTCGGGTTTGAACCGGAGCCGATAAGCAAGATCCACGGGAAGACCTTCGAAGCCTACACCCTCTTCGGGAAAGTCGTCATCATGCCAACCTATCACCCGGCAGCTGCCCTCTACAACCCGCCTATACGGGAGGAGCTCCAGAAGGACTTCATGAAGCTCAGGGAGCTCATAAGCTCTTTCTCCTGA
- a CDS encoding Na+/H+ antiporter NhaC family protein: MSDFGVLSLLPPLVAIILAVWTKRVLFALFAGVWIGGVMASGWDIVGGTIQTWSWVVGNVTDSWNATILVFDLLIGAGVGLIYKSGGVHAVARVLSRRVKSSRGSSVLGWLMGVLVFFDDYTNTIIVGNTMRPITDRTRVSREMLAYIDDSTAAPVAGIALVSTWIGYELGLIKGAFVDLGVSTGEYYAWLHSVPYTFYSILAIILVFIVAYTHRHFGAMLHAEYRARTTGKVLRDGAKPLMTTEVDLGQPKEGGSVWNFVLPIAMLVLITLGGMWHTGSNAYRDGFISDNQDILNVIGLSDSSDSIMEKLMAGQSVTLDDVTIIPYNDSVKQFFYVDSDSAMKTYNESVKKVLNAAGILGEEKRKEIMDQLTSGKPYHLGKLTLEGYKPPSAMDILSNSDAATALLWGSFMMVLTALILIALQRQMTFEEIESAIVQGMKQMMFATAILVLAWSIKSATSAVGTAEYVVGLAKSSGLSGGWVPLIVFLAAMFISFTTGTSWGTFGIMMPIAIPLAYSVTGNVGPEVFASIGAVFAGGIFGDHCSPISDTTIMSSMFSGSDHIDHVKTQIPYAVTAAGVSFVLYVLFGIGVRNWAILLPLGIVLLVAAWYFLSEWYGKKYGIPHGKVPVYTVEE; this comes from the coding sequence GTGTCGGACTTCGGTGTACTCTCCCTGCTACCGCCGCTGGTGGCCATCATCTTAGCGGTTTGGACGAAGAGGGTGCTTTTTGCACTTTTTGCCGGTGTCTGGATCGGCGGAGTAATGGCATCGGGATGGGACATCGTCGGAGGAACGATTCAAACCTGGTCGTGGGTGGTAGGAAACGTAACCGACAGCTGGAACGCCACAATACTGGTGTTCGACCTGCTGATAGGTGCCGGTGTTGGACTCATATACAAGTCCGGTGGCGTTCACGCGGTGGCAAGGGTACTTTCCAGAAGGGTGAAGAGCAGCAGAGGCTCCTCTGTCCTCGGCTGGCTCATGGGGGTCCTGGTCTTCTTCGATGACTACACCAACACCATCATCGTCGGAAACACGATGAGGCCAATAACAGACAGGACGAGGGTCTCGCGCGAGATGCTCGCTTACATAGACGACTCTACCGCCGCCCCGGTTGCTGGCATAGCCCTCGTCTCCACCTGGATAGGCTACGAGCTCGGCCTCATAAAAGGGGCCTTCGTTGACCTCGGCGTAAGCACCGGTGAGTACTACGCCTGGCTCCACAGCGTTCCCTACACCTTCTACTCGATACTGGCGATAATCCTCGTCTTCATCGTCGCCTACACCCACAGGCACTTCGGTGCCATGCTCCACGCAGAGTACCGCGCCAGGACGACAGGAAAGGTTCTCCGCGACGGGGCGAAGCCGCTGATGACGACTGAAGTTGACTTAGGCCAGCCAAAAGAAGGAGGAAGCGTGTGGAACTTCGTTTTGCCTATAGCCATGCTTGTCCTCATAACCCTCGGCGGGATGTGGCACACTGGTTCAAACGCCTACCGCGACGGCTTTATCTCTGACAACCAGGACATACTCAATGTTATCGGGCTCTCGGACAGCAGCGATTCCATAATGGAAAAACTGATGGCCGGCCAGAGTGTTACCCTCGATGACGTCACGATAATTCCCTACAACGATAGCGTCAAGCAGTTCTTCTACGTTGACAGCGATTCCGCAATGAAAACCTACAACGAGTCCGTCAAGAAAGTTCTCAACGCGGCTGGAATACTCGGAGAGGAGAAGAGGAAAGAGATAATGGATCAGCTGACAAGCGGGAAGCCCTACCATCTTGGGAAGCTTACCCTCGAGGGCTACAAACCACCGAGCGCCATGGACATCCTGAGCAACTCCGACGCCGCCACAGCTCTCCTCTGGGGTTCGTTCATGATGGTTCTCACGGCCCTGATCCTCATAGCCCTCCAGAGGCAGATGACCTTTGAGGAAATTGAGAGTGCCATAGTCCAGGGAATGAAGCAGATGATGTTCGCAACGGCAATACTCGTCCTGGCATGGAGCATCAAGAGCGCAACCTCCGCCGTTGGAACGGCTGAGTACGTTGTTGGCCTTGCCAAAAGTTCGGGACTGAGCGGTGGATGGGTTCCGCTCATAGTGTTCCTCGCGGCGATGTTCATCTCCTTCACGACCGGAACGAGCTGGGGAACCTTCGGAATAATGATGCCAATAGCGATACCGCTCGCCTACAGTGTCACCGGCAACGTTGGGCCGGAGGTCTTCGCGAGCATAGGCGCAGTATTCGCCGGCGGTATCTTCGGCGACCACTGCTCCCCGATAAGCGACACCACAATCATGAGCTCCATGTTCAGCGGCTCCGACCACATAGACCACGTTAAGACGCAGATTCCCTACGCCGTAACTGCGGCGGGCGTTAGCTTTGTCCTCTACGTGCTCTTTGGCATAGGAGTCAGGAACTGGGCCATTCTCCTGCCCTTGGGGATAGTCCTCCTGGTGGCCGCCTGGTACTTCCTCAGCGAGTGGTACGGCAAGAAGTATGGCATTCCACACGGAAAGGTGCCAGTCTACACCGTTGAAGAGTGA
- a CDS encoding TrpB-like pyridoxal phosphate-dependent enzyme, with protein MKAVLPDSKIPKKWYNILPDLPEPLEPPLDPETDGPMEPEKLLRIFAAELVKQEMSSERYVGIPKKVRELYAKIGRPTPLFRATNLEKALDTPAEIYFKYEGATVTGSHKINTALAQAYYAKEQGIERLVTETGAGQWGTALSLAGALLGVKVRVYMARASYQQKPYRKTIMRLYGAEVYPSPSDRTEIGRKFLAENPDHPGGLGIAISEAIEDVLRDEKARYALGSVLNHVLMHQTVIGLEAKEQMKEFEEPDVIIGCVGGGSNFAGLAYPFVKDVLDGRADYEFIAVEPRAVPSMTRGVYKYDFGDSGGYTPKMKMHTLGHTYYVPPIHAGGLRYHGLAPTLSVLINHGVVRPVAYHQTEVFRAAELFARTEGIVPAPESAHAIKGAIDRALKAKEEGKEEVILFNLSGHGLLDLRGYEDYLDGKLEDYEPEHFPALEG; from the coding sequence ATGAAAGCCGTTCTTCCCGATTCGAAGATACCGAAGAAGTGGTACAACATCCTGCCGGATCTTCCAGAGCCTTTGGAGCCGCCCCTTGATCCAGAAACTGACGGGCCGATGGAGCCGGAGAAACTCCTGAGGATTTTTGCGGCAGAGTTGGTTAAGCAGGAGATGAGCAGCGAGCGCTACGTCGGGATTCCAAAGAAGGTCAGGGAACTTTACGCCAAGATAGGAAGGCCGACGCCGCTCTTCCGGGCGACGAACCTTGAGAAGGCCCTGGACACGCCGGCGGAGATCTACTTCAAGTACGAGGGTGCAACCGTAACTGGAAGCCACAAGATAAACACGGCGCTGGCTCAGGCCTATTACGCTAAGGAGCAGGGAATCGAGAGGCTCGTCACCGAGACGGGAGCCGGCCAGTGGGGGACTGCCCTGAGCTTGGCGGGAGCGCTCCTCGGGGTGAAGGTCAGGGTCTACATGGCGCGCGCCAGCTACCAGCAGAAGCCCTACAGGAAGACGATAATGCGCCTCTACGGTGCTGAGGTCTACCCGAGCCCGAGCGACAGGACAGAAATCGGGCGGAAGTTCTTAGCTGAGAACCCCGACCACCCGGGCGGGCTGGGAATAGCGATAAGCGAGGCCATTGAAGACGTTCTAAGGGATGAAAAGGCCCGCTATGCCCTTGGAAGCGTTTTAAATCACGTCCTCATGCACCAGACCGTCATAGGCCTCGAAGCTAAGGAGCAGATGAAGGAGTTTGAGGAGCCGGACGTTATAATCGGCTGCGTTGGTGGCGGAAGCAACTTTGCCGGCCTGGCTTATCCCTTTGTGAAGGACGTCCTCGACGGCAGAGCCGACTATGAGTTCATAGCGGTTGAACCAAGGGCTGTACCGAGCATGACGCGCGGCGTTTACAAGTATGATTTCGGCGATTCAGGCGGCTACACCCCAAAGATGAAGATGCACACCTTGGGGCACACCTACTACGTTCCGCCGATACACGCTGGCGGTTTACGCTATCACGGCCTGGCCCCTACGCTGAGCGTCCTGATAAACCACGGGGTAGTTAGGCCGGTTGCCTACCACCAGACCGAGGTCTTTCGGGCGGCCGAGCTGTTTGCCAGGACGGAGGGCATAGTTCCTGCCCCTGAAAGTGCCCACGCCATAAAAGGGGCAATAGACAGGGCGCTGAAGGCAAAGGAGGAAGGGAAAGAGGAGGTCATACTCTTCAACCTCAGCGGGCACGGTCTCCTCGACCTCCGGGGCTACGAGGATTACCTGGATGGAAAGCTTGAAGACTACGAGCCGGAACACTTCCCGGCCCTGGAGGGGTGA
- a CDS encoding Ribonuclease P protein component 3, with translation MSGELSFSRNYFIEMDVRSDEAYQLASEWFDEVVFTKKLVLESSPDWDALREELKALRGAYGKVALLLITKKPSLIREVKNRNPKALIYVQGGEMRVNRAALEAGVDALISPWLGRNDPGFDHILAGIAAKNGVAVGFSLSPLLRVNPYERVQLLLFMAKTWQLVRKYDVPRFLTSSAEGRWEVRGPRDLMSLGINLGMEIPEARASLNFHPERILSKLK, from the coding sequence ATGAGCGGGGAGCTTTCCTTTTCGCGGAACTATTTCATAGAGATGGACGTGAGGAGCGATGAAGCCTATCAGCTGGCGAGCGAGTGGTTCGACGAGGTGGTGTTCACAAAAAAGCTCGTCCTCGAAAGCTCCCCGGACTGGGACGCGCTCAGGGAGGAGCTGAAGGCCCTCCGCGGGGCCTACGGCAAAGTTGCCCTCCTACTCATCACAAAAAAACCGAGCCTCATCCGGGAAGTCAAAAACCGCAATCCAAAGGCCTTGATCTACGTCCAGGGAGGTGAGATGCGGGTGAACCGCGCCGCCCTCGAGGCGGGCGTCGATGCCCTGATAAGCCCATGGCTCGGAAGGAACGACCCCGGCTTCGACCACATATTAGCAGGAATAGCCGCAAAGAACGGGGTTGCGGTGGGGTTTTCCCTCTCCCCACTCCTCAGGGTTAACCCCTACGAGAGGGTTCAGCTCCTCCTCTTCATGGCCAAGACATGGCAGCTCGTGAGGAAATACGACGTCCCGCGCTTTCTAACGAGCTCCGCCGAGGGCAGGTGGGAAGTAAGGGGACCAAGGGACCTGATGAGCCTCGGGATAAACCTCGGAATGGAAATCCCGGAAGCGAGGGCGAGCCTGAACTTCCACCCGGAGAGGATTCTGTCAAAGCTCAAATGA
- a CDS encoding RNA-binding protein codes for MEKLRAHHVRLTTFIQATEDEDKVLDAIATFIPEEIDEDDLIFDVVETEGYFGNPIKVVNVEIQKSKAVRQFLDYFKELLSEENKRYILENLEEKVDEEGTLYVRFNKQKAYLGDVEIDEGADVIQVRIKVKAFPMRKEAVVKAIREWLEE; via the coding sequence ATGGAGAAGCTTAGGGCGCACCACGTCAGACTTACCACCTTCATCCAGGCGACTGAAGACGAGGACAAGGTCCTCGACGCGATAGCGACCTTTATTCCCGAGGAGATAGACGAGGATGACTTAATCTTCGACGTCGTTGAGACCGAAGGCTACTTCGGCAACCCGATCAAGGTAGTTAACGTTGAGATACAAAAGAGCAAGGCCGTGAGGCAGTTCCTCGACTACTTCAAGGAACTCCTGAGCGAGGAGAATAAGCGCTACATCCTCGAGAACCTTGAAGAGAAGGTAGACGAAGAGGGGACCCTCTACGTCCGCTTCAACAAGCAGAAGGCTTATCTTGGCGATGTGGAGATAGACGAGGGGGCCGACGTCATCCAGGTCAGGATAAAGGTCAAGGCTTTCCCCATGAGAAAGGAGGCCGTCGTTAAAGCCATCAGGGAGTGGCTGGAAGAATGA
- a CDS encoding biotin transporter BioY, giving the protein MEPGEIAKISLFAALTAVGAMISIPIGPVPITLQVLFVLLSGLLLGPRLGFLSQVLYLTIGAMGFPVFSRFSGGVAVLYGPTTGYLWAFPLAALVAGLLRKRTGLALAGSLIGVGVIYLLGWFRLSLLIGEARAFEVGVLPFVPFDALKAIAAVWIAKEVRALLPEDAL; this is encoded by the coding sequence ATGGAGCCAGGGGAGATAGCGAAGATATCACTCTTCGCGGCCCTGACTGCCGTGGGGGCCATGATAAGCATCCCCATAGGCCCCGTTCCCATAACCCTGCAGGTTCTCTTCGTGCTCCTTTCGGGGCTCCTGCTGGGGCCGAGGCTCGGCTTTTTAAGCCAGGTTCTCTACCTCACCATTGGAGCCATGGGGTTTCCCGTATTCTCCCGCTTTTCGGGCGGAGTTGCAGTTCTCTACGGGCCAACGACTGGTTATCTATGGGCCTTTCCTCTGGCCGCGTTGGTTGCGGGGCTCCTTAGAAAAAGGACTGGTTTGGCCCTCGCCGGCTCTCTCATCGGTGTGGGGGTAATCTACCTTCTCGGGTGGTTCAGGCTGAGCCTCCTCATCGGAGAAGCCAGGGCGTTTGAGGTCGGCGTTTTACCCTTCGTCCCCTTTGATGCCCTTAAGGCCATCGCTGCAGTGTGGATAGCAAAGGAGGTCAGGGCCCTCCTCCCGGAGGACGCCCTCTAA
- a CDS encoding HTH domain-containing protein, which yields MRPIKDSPAKRHILSRLREGKVSGESLARELGMSRVGVWKYIRELNSLGYLIRAERGYRLLKEPDVPYPWELSVRSVYFPKTGSTMEEALKLAWRGVYDVFVLAGEQVSGRGRFGRTWVSPPGGLYLSVVTRGRDPLALREEMAEVVAGSLSELLEVEAVENGLFVGGKKIGGVLVEVLGEPERPKVVAGIGLNVRNPVPEGATSLSRELGENVSLVAVAKLVTKAIAGELHDRGEER from the coding sequence ATGAGGCCCATAAAGGATAGCCCGGCAAAGAGGCACATTCTTTCCCGGCTCAGGGAGGGAAAGGTGAGCGGGGAGAGCCTCGCCAGGGAGCTGGGGATGTCCAGGGTCGGGGTGTGGAAGTACATAAGGGAACTCAACTCCTTAGGCTATTTGATAAGGGCTGAACGGGGCTATCGGCTTTTGAAAGAGCCCGATGTCCCCTATCCCTGGGAACTGAGCGTGCGGAGCGTTTACTTCCCGAAAACTGGAAGTACGATGGAGGAGGCCCTTAAACTGGCCTGGAGAGGGGTTTACGATGTCTTCGTGCTGGCCGGGGAGCAGGTTTCCGGGAGGGGCAGGTTTGGGAGGACGTGGGTCTCGCCCCCCGGCGGGCTTTATCTGTCCGTCGTGACGAGGGGCCGGGATCCCCTGGCCCTTAGGGAGGAGATGGCTGAAGTCGTGGCCGGATCCCTTTCAGAGCTTTTGGAAGTTGAAGCCGTTGAAAACGGGCTCTTTGTGGGAGGAAAGAAGATCGGCGGGGTTCTCGTTGAGGTCCTCGGTGAACCGGAGAGGCCGAAGGTGGTTGCTGGAATCGGGCTGAACGTCAGAAACCCCGTTCCAGAGGGTGCTACGTCCCTCTCGAGGGAGCTCGGGGAAAACGTCAGCCTCGTCGCGGTGGCTAAGCTGGTAACGAAAGCCATAGCGGGGGAGCTCCATGATAGAGGTGAGGAACGTTAG
- a CDS encoding energy-coupling factor ABC transporter ATP-binding protein: MIEVRNVRHRVGGRELLRGVSFDLHRGEVLALLGPNGSGKTTLAKMIIGLVKPDEGTILVDGIDVRKAKTSELSRKVGYVFQEPERMFFTGRVFDEVAFGPSNLGLSEVEKLVERALRGVGLWDYRDRKPLSLSGGEKRKLAVACVLAMGTDYVILDEPFSNLDGPGIKAVVETVRGLKDTGKGVLLITHDVELAYTLADRFVILSGGKIPVSGRAGELFDVDLSAYGLRTPLLGDCHGKRSEG, from the coding sequence ATGATAGAGGTGAGGAACGTTAGGCACAGAGTTGGCGGGAGGGAGCTTCTGAGGGGAGTCAGCTTCGACCTTCACCGCGGTGAAGTCCTCGCCCTCCTGGGGCCGAACGGGAGCGGGAAGACCACGCTGGCCAAGATGATAATCGGGCTCGTGAAACCGGACGAAGGGACGATCCTCGTTGACGGAATCGATGTTAGGAAGGCCAAAACGAGTGAGCTCAGCAGAAAAGTTGGCTACGTCTTTCAGGAACCGGAGAGGATGTTCTTCACTGGCAGGGTCTTTGACGAGGTCGCCTTTGGCCCCTCGAACCTGGGCCTTTCGGAGGTCGAGAAACTGGTGGAACGGGCACTCAGGGGGGTGGGTCTATGGGACTACCGGGACAGGAAGCCGCTGAGCCTCAGCGGCGGCGAAAAGAGAAAGCTCGCCGTGGCGTGCGTTCTCGCCATGGGGACGGACTACGTGATACTGGACGAGCCCTTCAGCAATCTCGATGGCCCTGGGATAAAAGCGGTCGTTGAGACCGTGAGGGGCCTGAAGGATACGGGAAAGGGCGTGCTCCTCATAACCCACGACGTTGAGCTGGCTTACACGTTGGCGGACAGGTTTGTAATCCTCTCGGGCGGAAAGATCCCAGTGAGTGGTCGCGCAGGTGAGCTCTTCGACGTTGACCTTTCGGCCTACGGTTTGAGGACACCTCTCCTCGGGGATTGCCATGGGAAAAGATCCGAGGGCTAA